In the Candidatus Neomarinimicrobiota bacterium genome, one interval contains:
- a CDS encoding S58 family peptidase: MRLTLLLKNGNSERVPVGLLKSLKAQKVIRKLPKVDLCLLVILCCIVNLSAENRKRARDLGVEIGIFSPGENNAISDVEGVTVGQTTVIKGDSVRTGVTVILPHGGDLFHEKVPGAIYVTNGFGKLVGTTQIEELGTIETPIALTNTLNTFLVANSLIDYMITVSGPLRSVNPVVGETNDSGLNDILGRHVNKQHVFAAINNATGGAVEEGSVGAGAGTRALGFKGGIGTASRVLPKSLGGYTVGVLVQSNFGGLFTIDGVPVGKEMGKILFKKDLTIEDEGSCMIVVATNAPLSPRNLKRMAKRTAHAFGRVGAYSSNGSGDYAIAFSTSQKVRRISRGNDLEFVLQEVHNRHMSPLFQAVVEGTEEAIVNSILMATTVESKYGRSEAISIEEVVKILKKYGAIE; the protein is encoded by the coding sequence ATGAGGTTGACTTTATTACTCAAGAACGGAAACTCAGAGAGGGTTCCCGTCGGTTTATTGAAATCGTTGAAGGCTCAAAAGGTGATTAGAAAATTGCCTAAGGTTGACCTCTGTCTTTTAGTGATCCTGTGCTGTATTGTAAATCTTTCAGCTGAAAATCGAAAACGTGCCCGGGATCTAGGTGTTGAAATTGGAATATTCTCCCCAGGTGAAAATAATGCAATCAGCGATGTAGAGGGTGTTACGGTGGGACAGACAACGGTTATAAAAGGTGACAGTGTACGTACCGGTGTTACGGTCATTTTACCGCATGGTGGCGATCTTTTTCATGAAAAAGTACCTGGTGCAATATATGTAACCAACGGTTTCGGAAAGTTGGTTGGAACAACTCAAATCGAAGAATTGGGTACAATTGAAACCCCCATTGCTCTCACCAACACCCTTAACACATTTTTGGTCGCTAATTCTCTTATCGATTATATGATTACTGTCTCTGGGCCACTTCGATCTGTTAATCCTGTTGTAGGCGAAACAAATGATTCTGGATTGAATGATATCCTGGGAAGGCATGTAAACAAACAGCATGTTTTTGCTGCCATAAATAATGCTACTGGCGGGGCTGTGGAAGAAGGATCCGTTGGGGCGGGCGCCGGTACCCGCGCACTGGGTTTTAAAGGAGGAATAGGAACCGCATCCAGAGTTTTGCCTAAGTCTTTAGGTGGTTACACCGTAGGAGTGTTGGTCCAATCCAATTTCGGCGGCCTCTTTACCATTGATGGTGTACCCGTAGGGAAAGAAATGGGGAAGATTCTCTTCAAGAAAGATTTGACCATCGAAGACGAAGGGTCATGTATGATTGTAGTTGCTACGAACGCACCATTATCGCCGAGAAACCTGAAGCGAATGGCGAAGCGGACAGCACATGCTTTCGGTAGAGTAGGCGCATATTCTTCAAATGGAAGCGGAGATTATGCTATTGCTTTTTCGACATCTCAAAAGGTTCGTCGTATTTCAAGAGGTAATGATCTAGAGTTTGTTCTGCAAGAAGTACATAACCGGCACATGAGTCCTCTTTTTCAGGCAGTTGTTGAAGGGACGGAGGAAGCCATTGTAAATTCAATTCTTATGGCAACAACCGTCGAAAGTAAATATGGTCGATCTGAAGCGATCTCAATTGAAGAGGTAGTAAAAATATTAAAAAAATATGGTGCAATAGAGTAG
- a CDS encoding M1 family peptidase yields the protein MSSQPVKYSSLLITALLYSNFFLCAQGYTSGGILHPNQASYDVTYYDLNFHIDPEKRFLKGTTTAHINILERVDSLKFDLVDAFTVRDVKANGRRVPFNHQNDALWVDIPPYNQGKFCKIQIKYDGHPPTAVNPPWDGGFTWKEDSDGNPWIGMSCANEGGKMFFPCKDHPSDRADSMAISVTVPKGLSVASNGNLLNIFETDKGSTYNWKTRYPIANYNINFTIGAFEKVEKEFISVTGRSMPVIFYVLKENKNKAEPHLNMVMKMISSHENYFGEYPFIYEKFGLVETPYLGMEHQTINAYGNQFRYTELGGESFDWLLLHELGHEWWGNKMNAADWSDYWIHEGICTYADALYHREMAGEEGYHKKMAIARHGIQNVMSIIPKRNATTDEVYQSDIYGKGSYLMHSLRFIMGDRRFFHALRDFITDLQYTYQNLVLEKDFTMHFSSRAGQDLSPFIHMMLYTTDLPVAVVRKVKENRYALSVEAVGMKLPVEVNIGDRIRKIKLSSDPVLIRAKEKPVIDPNHWYLWRRDFDEKSDY from the coding sequence ATTAGTAGTCAACCTGTGAAGTATTCTTCACTTTTAATTACTGCACTTCTCTATTCCAATTTTTTCTTATGCGCACAGGGATACACCTCCGGCGGAATACTTCATCCCAACCAGGCCTCCTACGATGTTACTTATTACGATCTCAATTTCCATATCGATCCGGAAAAACGATTCCTAAAAGGAACAACCACAGCACATATAAATATTCTTGAGAGGGTTGACAGTCTCAAGTTTGATCTAGTTGATGCATTTACGGTGCGAGACGTCAAGGCAAATGGACGACGGGTGCCTTTTAATCACCAAAATGATGCTCTTTGGGTAGATATACCACCCTATAACCAGGGTAAATTCTGTAAGATCCAAATCAAATATGATGGGCATCCTCCAACAGCCGTCAACCCTCCATGGGACGGCGGATTTACCTGGAAAGAAGACAGTGACGGAAATCCGTGGATTGGAATGTCTTGTGCTAACGAAGGAGGAAAAATGTTCTTTCCATGTAAGGACCATCCATCCGATCGAGCAGACAGCATGGCAATTTCAGTCACCGTTCCAAAAGGATTGTCCGTGGCTTCTAACGGTAATTTGCTGAATATATTCGAAACTGATAAGGGTTCAACCTATAACTGGAAAACACGCTACCCCATTGCCAACTATAATATCAATTTCACCATTGGCGCTTTCGAAAAAGTTGAGAAAGAGTTCATCTCCGTCACAGGAAGGTCAATGCCTGTCATTTTCTACGTGTTGAAAGAAAATAAAAACAAGGCGGAACCCCATCTAAACATGGTAATGAAGATGATCAGCTCTCATGAAAACTATTTTGGTGAATACCCATTCATTTATGAAAAGTTCGGTCTGGTGGAGACACCTTATCTAGGAATGGAACATCAGACCATCAACGCTTATGGAAATCAATTCCGTTACACTGAACTGGGCGGGGAGTCGTTTGACTGGCTTCTTCTTCACGAGTTGGGGCATGAGTGGTGGGGAAACAAAATGAATGCCGCTGATTGGTCTGATTACTGGATTCACGAAGGGATCTGCACTTACGCAGACGCCCTTTATCACCGGGAAATGGCCGGGGAAGAAGGATATCATAAAAAAATGGCCATTGCGAGACATGGTATCCAAAATGTGATGTCCATTATTCCCAAACGGAATGCCACTACAGATGAAGTTTACCAAAGTGACATCTACGGCAAAGGATCATACCTGATGCACTCTCTTCGTTTCATCATGGGCGATAGACGTTTTTTTCACGCTCTCAGGGATTTCATCACAGACCTTCAATACACCTACCAAAATCTTGTACTGGAAAAGGATTTCACAATGCACTTCAGCAGCCGCGCCGGCCAGGATCTGAGTCCTTTCATCCATATGATGCTCTATACCACAGACCTTCCAGTAGCTGTTGTGCGAAAGGTCAAGGAGAATCGTTATGCCTTGAGTGTAGAAGCAGTAGGAATGAAACTCCCTGTTGAGGTGAATATCGGGGACAGGATTCGAAAAATTAAGCTCAGTTCAGATCCGGTTCTCATTAGAGCTAAGGAAAAACCGGTTATCGATCCTAACCACTGGTATTTATGGAGGAGGGATTTCGATGAAAAGAGTGACTATTAG
- a CDS encoding glycoside hydrolase family 1 protein: MDKKLILFVPIGLWLIYVITMSARHPEVRWDWEKEETKTLSFPPGFVWGVATAAHQVEGGCTNNWSEWENTPDENGNPRIHKGNKSGMACDHWNRYREDIGLIESLGVDMYRFSVEWSKIEPQEGQFDYSALEHYKDVCIALKQSGITPVITLHHFTNPLWFEAKGAFEKEENLEYFVRFAEQVFDYLKDHVDIWCTVNEPAVYTYQGYFNGVWPPGKMDPQLAGTVLKNLLEGHVRVYKALKSKKGGTRAQIGIVKNIFPFDPYNRWNPLDWMVTRILDNAFNSVALDFLISGTYDFSMPTMAKVEYENPKAVGTLDFIGLNNYSHQRINSHLNLKQFFTIEFYPHEQMTDMHYPIYPEALYRSIKVASQMGVPIYITENGIADGTDDRRAIYIDRYIRAVSRSIQEGYDVRGYFYWSLMDNFEWTEGYDMKFGLYEVDFITQERKLREGSRRFIEIVEGSKGD; the protein is encoded by the coding sequence ATGGATAAAAAACTGATCCTTTTTGTCCCAATTGGTTTGTGGCTCATTTATGTCATAACCATGAGTGCCAGGCATCCTGAAGTAAGGTGGGATTGGGAAAAGGAAGAAACGAAAACTTTAAGTTTTCCGCCAGGGTTCGTTTGGGGCGTGGCAACGGCAGCACACCAAGTTGAAGGTGGATGCACAAATAACTGGTCGGAGTGGGAGAATACTCCCGATGAAAACGGTAACCCAAGAATTCACAAAGGTAATAAATCAGGTATGGCCTGTGATCATTGGAACCGTTACAGGGAAGACATTGGACTTATCGAAAGCCTGGGAGTAGATATGTATCGCTTTTCTGTTGAATGGAGCAAAATAGAACCCCAGGAGGGACAATTTGACTACAGTGCCTTAGAACACTACAAAGATGTTTGTATTGCTTTAAAGCAATCGGGTATCACCCCAGTAATCACCCTGCACCATTTCACCAATCCGCTTTGGTTTGAGGCCAAGGGCGCTTTTGAGAAAGAAGAAAACCTGGAATATTTCGTCAGGTTCGCTGAACAGGTTTTTGACTATCTTAAGGACCATGTAGACATATGGTGCACCGTTAATGAGCCAGCTGTTTACACCTACCAGGGATATTTTAATGGAGTTTGGCCGCCGGGGAAAATGGATCCTCAACTAGCCGGGACAGTATTAAAAAACCTTTTAGAGGGACATGTCCGTGTTTATAAGGCCCTTAAGTCAAAAAAGGGTGGAACTAGGGCACAAATCGGCATTGTGAAAAACATATTTCCCTTTGATCCTTACAACCGTTGGAATCCTTTGGATTGGATGGTAACCCGGATACTGGACAATGCTTTCAACAGTGTGGCTCTGGATTTCTTGATCTCAGGAACATACGATTTTTCAATGCCCACCATGGCAAAAGTGGAATATGAAAATCCTAAGGCCGTTGGTACACTGGATTTCATTGGGCTCAACAATTATTCTCATCAGCGAATCAATTCACATCTCAACCTGAAACAATTCTTCACCATTGAGTTTTACCCTCATGAACAAATGACGGATATGCATTACCCCATTTATCCGGAAGCTCTCTATCGGTCCATTAAGGTGGCATCGCAAATGGGGGTGCCTATATATATCACCGAAAACGGCATCGCAGATGGGACAGATGACAGAAGAGCTATTTACATTGATCGTTACATTCGGGCGGTCTCAAGGTCAATTCAAGAAGGATATGACGTCCGAGGTTATTTCTACTGGTCACTCATGGATAATTTTGAGTGGACAGAAGGTTATGACATGAAATTTGGCTTGTATGAGGTTGACTTTATTACTCAAGAACGGAAACTCAGAGAGGGTTCCCGTCGGTTTATTGAAATCGTTGAAGGCTCAAAAGGTGATTAG
- a CDS encoding FAD-binding oxidoreductase produces MVSSKIAVIGAGIFGASTALELADRGHRVTLVEQFDQGDSRTTSNGLTRNIRFSHAGDEWYTRSAWMARSLWKELENRLSTELMVECGVAWFSHDEDGWGALSLKTLESEGIPVERIDPSEGERLYPSFNGDDLSFIVFEPTGGILRARKSVNALRSAFSEMGGNFIQGRAENIGGRVMVNGTDVGGDIVVWACGPWIPLLFDLGMDLQVTTQEVIFFESPPEWDAPNVPAYTDIEEAFYGCGGCEGRPFKLASDVRGKEFNPDKDERELSKEQLKWCKDYLTKRFPDLSGAKVKERRLCQYTSTSDSNWIVAQVPGFNHQWIVGAGSGHGFKHGPALGKYVADLIEEKTKPETKFAINERPYNSGGWLHLYNKQHL; encoded by the coding sequence ATAGTGAGTTCAAAAATTGCGGTTATCGGCGCTGGTATATTTGGTGCATCTACAGCATTAGAGCTAGCGGATAGGGGACACAGAGTTACTCTAGTGGAACAATTTGATCAGGGCGATTCTCGAACAACCAGTAATGGACTCACACGAAATATTAGATTTTCTCATGCCGGTGATGAATGGTACACCCGATCAGCCTGGATGGCGAGGTCTCTTTGGAAAGAACTTGAAAATCGGTTGTCAACTGAATTAATGGTGGAATGTGGAGTCGCCTGGTTTTCCCATGATGAGGATGGGTGGGGTGCGTTAAGCCTAAAAACATTGGAAAGTGAAGGAATTCCAGTAGAACGAATTGATCCCAGCGAGGGGGAACGTCTTTATCCAAGTTTTAATGGTGATGATCTTAGTTTTATCGTCTTTGAACCAACTGGTGGGATTTTACGAGCACGAAAATCCGTTAATGCTCTACGTTCGGCATTTTCTGAAATGGGAGGGAATTTTATTCAAGGAAGGGCAGAAAACATTGGAGGCCGTGTAATGGTTAACGGAACCGACGTTGGGGGGGATATTGTAGTGTGGGCATGCGGACCGTGGATACCTCTCCTTTTTGATCTGGGCATGGACCTTCAAGTGACTACACAGGAAGTAATTTTCTTTGAATCACCCCCAGAATGGGATGCACCCAATGTCCCCGCTTATACAGATATAGAAGAAGCTTTTTACGGATGTGGCGGTTGCGAAGGGCGGCCTTTTAAACTTGCTTCAGATGTTCGAGGCAAGGAATTTAATCCTGACAAAGATGAAAGAGAACTCAGCAAAGAACAATTGAAATGGTGCAAAGACTATTTAACCAAGCGTTTTCCAGATCTTTCTGGAGCAAAGGTAAAAGAAAGACGTCTATGTCAATACACCTCCACATCTGATAGCAATTGGATTGTAGCTCAAGTTCCTGGCTTTAATCATCAATGGATTGTGGGAGCGGGATCAGGACACGGTTTTAAACACGGACCGGCATTAGGAAAATATGTTGCTGACCTAATAGAAGAAAAGACTAAGCCTGAGACAAAATTTGCCATTAATGAACGGCCTTACAATTCTGGTGGCTGGCTTCATCTCTACAACAAACAGCATCTTTAA
- a CDS encoding amidohydrolase, whose translation MQLKSLRFNSITIIAILFIFGCSRDNSAELVIKSAKIYTVDPGNPKASAVAVKNGRIVAVGFYSAVEPLIGPNTEVIDLQGQTMIPGFIESHGHIMGLGSSKMKLDLNGIKDYNELVDMVADAVSETEPGEWILGRGWHQSKWTPKPKIMVKGFQTHHKLSAVSPDNPVYLTHASGHAGFANAKAMEIAGITSGSNFEMELGDEIILKRNDGEIIRDVNGSPTGIFNEVAQRLISKHLPEENDSYRDRSLELAIDECLRYGVTSFQDAGSGKASIDTYKRFLNSGKMKIRLYVMLTSRDPDLLKDWYQSGPEIGLGNNFLTIRAIKLNADGALGSRGAWLLADYSDRPGHAGMSTQELSYVREVSEKGLQYGFQVNTHAIGDRAVREVLDQYEYAFVRVPEKNHRFRIEHAQHIDPEDIPRFSDMGVIASIQGIHMSSDRPWAIDRLGKKRIEESAYVWRNLLKSGAVVINGTDVPVEPISPIESFYASVTRKTLEGYPPDGYEPSQKMTRGEALKSYTLDAAYGAFEEHFKGSIKVGKVADFTVLSRDIMTVSDDAILGTKILYTIVNGKIEYKAE comes from the coding sequence ATGCAACTCAAGTCATTGAGGTTCAATTCCATCACCATAATTGCGATATTATTCATTTTTGGTTGCTCCAGAGATAATAGCGCTGAGCTGGTAATCAAAAGCGCAAAAATATATACTGTAGATCCTGGAAATCCCAAAGCGTCTGCTGTTGCAGTGAAAAATGGACGAATAGTAGCTGTTGGTTTTTATTCCGCTGTTGAACCCCTTATAGGTCCTAACACTGAAGTTATTGATCTTCAAGGCCAAACGATGATTCCCGGTTTTATCGAATCCCATGGTCACATCATGGGTCTAGGTTCTTCAAAGATGAAACTCGATCTGAACGGAATCAAGGACTACAATGAACTGGTGGATATGGTGGCTGATGCCGTGTCGGAAACGGAGCCGGGAGAATGGATATTGGGAAGAGGATGGCACCAGAGCAAATGGACACCTAAACCAAAAATCATGGTGAAAGGTTTTCAGACGCATCACAAGCTAAGTGCCGTATCACCGGACAATCCTGTTTATTTGACTCATGCCAGCGGGCATGCAGGTTTTGCTAACGCCAAGGCTATGGAAATTGCTGGGATTACCTCTGGGTCTAACTTTGAAATGGAATTGGGTGATGAAATTATTTTAAAAAGAAATGATGGTGAGATAATTAGAGACGTGAATGGAAGCCCTACAGGTATATTCAACGAGGTAGCTCAGCGGCTAATCTCCAAACATTTACCAGAAGAAAACGATTCCTACCGCGACAGATCTCTTGAACTCGCAATAGATGAGTGTCTTCGATACGGTGTCACCTCTTTCCAGGATGCTGGATCAGGAAAAGCCAGTATTGACACTTACAAACGTTTCTTGAATTCTGGCAAAATGAAAATTCGTTTATATGTCATGCTCACAAGCCGTGACCCTGATTTGTTAAAAGATTGGTACCAAAGTGGACCAGAAATTGGTCTTGGAAATAACTTTCTTACCATTAGGGCTATAAAACTAAATGCCGACGGTGCCCTCGGTTCCAGGGGGGCATGGCTTTTAGCAGATTACAGTGACCGCCCGGGACATGCCGGCATGTCTACCCAGGAATTGAGTTATGTTCGTGAGGTATCAGAAAAAGGTCTTCAGTATGGCTTTCAAGTTAACACTCATGCCATTGGTGACAGAGCGGTGCGCGAGGTTTTGGATCAGTATGAATACGCTTTCGTAAGAGTTCCGGAAAAAAACCACAGGTTTAGAATTGAACATGCCCAGCATATAGATCCGGAAGACATTCCACGATTCAGTGATATGGGTGTTATAGCATCCATTCAAGGTATTCATATGAGTTCAGATCGACCTTGGGCTATTGATCGTCTGGGTAAAAAAAGAATTGAAGAGAGTGCCTATGTTTGGAGAAATTTACTTAAATCAGGCGCTGTGGTTATTAATGGCACAGACGTTCCCGTTGAGCCCATCAGTCCCATTGAATCATTTTACGCTTCAGTTACAAGAAAAACATTGGAGGGATACCCACCCGATGGTTATGAACCGTCGCAGAAAATGACCAGGGGTGAAGCATTGAAAAGCTATACACTGGACGCCGCCTATGGTGCCTTCGAAGAACATTTCAAAGGTTCCATCAAAGTGGGTAAAGTTGCTGATTTCACTGTCCTTTCCCGGGATATTATGACCGTTTCTGACGACGCCATCCTAGGAACCAAGATTCTTTATACAATTGTTAATGGAAAGATTGAATACAAGGCAGAATAA
- a CDS encoding phosphatase PAP2 family protein has protein sequence MLLELFNRSVANPLFDFIFPFITDSSNWVLPLIAFYIYLFRDDWRRALKALLIAVFCLILSDVMAAQMIKPMVGRIRPSHELSESIRLLVGKGGKYSFPSNHAANSMAFAIVTGFFYPQMRRWLLFIAILVGFSRVYVGVHYPGDVMAGALFGFVIGNFILHVYSLFVVNLSITEKIQWISRGIKSSNQL, from the coding sequence ATGCTTCTGGAACTTTTTAACAGGAGTGTCGCAAATCCTCTTTTTGATTTTATTTTCCCTTTTATTACCGATTCATCTAACTGGGTATTACCTCTAATCGCCTTCTACATCTACCTTTTCCGCGATGACTGGAGGCGGGCATTAAAGGCATTACTCATAGCCGTTTTTTGTCTTATTCTATCTGATGTGATGGCCGCACAAATGATCAAACCGATGGTGGGTCGAATTCGCCCTTCTCATGAATTGTCTGAATCTATAAGACTGCTTGTGGGGAAGGGGGGGAAATATTCTTTTCCTTCCAACCACGCAGCTAACAGTATGGCGTTTGCTATAGTTACAGGTTTTTTCTACCCCCAAATGAGACGTTGGTTATTGTTTATTGCAATCCTTGTGGGATTCAGCAGGGTTTATGTAGGTGTTCATTATCCAGGTGATGTTATGGCGGGCGCGCTTTTTGGTTTTGTTATAGGGAATTTCATACTTCACGTATATTCACTTTTTGTTGTTAATTTGTCAATCACTGAGAAAATTCAATGGATAAGTAGGGGAATTAAATCAAGTAATCAACTTTGA
- a CDS encoding amidohydrolase encodes MKTTKFLLFTILTVTFLSAQNRRTIEPAPDRSEGEGPFQKLIIRGGTLIDGTGAPPRGPVDIVVEGNKITRVASVGTPFIEIDEERRPKDATFEIDAHGMYVLPGIVDLHTHLGGVPKAPEAEYVYKLWLGHGITTTRGVPFTGFDLSLSEKGRSEKNEITAPRMFSYHRPGSGGDDWKDGSVNTPETARRWVRYAARKGADGMKLGSYPPDVMAALLDEAKKQNLGSTAHLAQTGVAQMNAIDAARLGLGSVTHFYGLFESMYETNDVQPWPVGMNYSDEQYRFGQVAQQWKLVKPHGKKWKSLLKEFLALDTTLDPTMTIYAAGRDVMHARNADWHDEYTLPSMWEFYTPSRESHGSYFFDWTTWDEVAWRNFYRVWMMFLNEYKNMGGRVTTGSDSGFIYKLYGFGTIEELELLQEAGFHPLEVIRSATMHGAETLYKPLGKPIEFGVIRSGMLADMLIVDENPVENLKVLYATGAVRLNDQTGEVERVGGVKFTIKDGIVYDAQRLLDDVKKMVKKQKREKGDRILH; translated from the coding sequence ATGAAAACTACAAAATTCCTTCTTTTTACCATACTGACCGTAACGTTTCTATCAGCACAAAACCGTAGAACTATTGAACCTGCACCCGATCGTAGTGAAGGTGAAGGGCCCTTTCAGAAGTTAATTATTAGAGGAGGAACATTAATTGATGGTACTGGTGCGCCTCCTCGTGGTCCAGTTGATATCGTCGTTGAGGGAAATAAAATTACCCGGGTAGCTAGTGTGGGAACACCCTTTATTGAAATTGATGAGGAACGACGCCCCAAGGATGCCACTTTTGAAATAGATGCCCATGGAATGTACGTGTTGCCCGGAATCGTTGATTTACACACGCATCTAGGTGGCGTACCTAAGGCACCAGAAGCTGAATATGTGTATAAACTTTGGCTAGGACATGGAATAACAACTACGCGGGGTGTTCCTTTTACCGGATTTGACCTTTCTCTTAGTGAAAAAGGAAGAAGCGAAAAGAATGAAATTACTGCACCTAGAATGTTCTCTTATCATCGTCCTGGAAGTGGAGGAGATGACTGGAAGGATGGTTCTGTTAATACTCCCGAGACGGCACGTAGGTGGGTCCGTTACGCTGCAAGAAAAGGCGCTGATGGAATGAAACTTGGCTCCTACCCTCCGGATGTTATGGCTGCATTACTGGACGAAGCAAAGAAGCAAAATCTCGGTTCCACGGCGCACTTGGCACAAACTGGTGTAGCACAAATGAATGCCATCGACGCTGCTCGTCTGGGGCTCGGCTCAGTTACACACTTTTATGGCTTGTTCGAATCCATGTATGAGACAAACGACGTTCAACCATGGCCTGTGGGCATGAATTATAGTGATGAGCAGTACCGTTTTGGACAGGTAGCCCAGCAGTGGAAACTGGTGAAACCCCACGGTAAAAAGTGGAAATCGCTGTTGAAAGAATTTCTGGCTTTGGACACTACTCTTGACCCCACCATGACCATCTATGCGGCGGGTCGTGATGTGATGCATGCCAGGAACGCGGATTGGCACGATGAATATACCTTGCCGTCAATGTGGGAATTTTACACACCCAGTAGAGAGAGCCACGGATCATACTTTTTTGATTGGACCACCTGGGATGAGGTGGCTTGGCGAAATTTCTATAGGGTCTGGATGATGTTTTTAAATGAATACAAGAACATGGGTGGGCGTGTTACTACAGGTTCAGATTCGGGATTTATCTATAAACTGTATGGATTTGGTACCATTGAAGAATTGGAACTTCTTCAGGAGGCTGGTTTTCATCCGTTAGAGGTAATACGCTCCGCTACAATGCACGGGGCCGAAACCCTTTATAAACCGTTGGGGAAACCCATCGAGTTTGGAGTCATCCGCTCAGGAATGCTGGCGGATATGTTGATTGTTGATGAAAACCCTGTGGAAAATCTCAAAGTACTCTATGCCACTGGAGCTGTCAGACTGAATGATCAAACCGGGGAGGTTGAACGGGTAGGGGGTGTGAAGTTCACCATAAAGGACGGAATTGTTTACGACGCTCAACGGCTTCTTGACGATGTAAAAAAGATGGTTAAGAAACAAAAACGGGAAAAGGGGGACAGAATCCTGCATTAG